Below is a genomic region from Cottoperca gobio chromosome 24, fCotGob3.1, whole genome shotgun sequence.
CTAGAACAAAATGCCATCAAATCCATCCACCCCAAGGCCCTGTCTGGTGCAAAGCAACTGATTCTCCTCAATCTCTATGGCAACCACATCACCAACACATTACATTGTGTGGCCTACACATGTCATAGAGCAATATAATGTTTGTTAATTGCATGTTCTTAAAGTGTTTGCCCGATCAATTTCAAATTTGGGCAGTGTAATTTTGAGACCAATCTGAGCTAATGATATTGAAAATCTCAATTTAGCCGTGGCGTGGCAGCAAATAAGCTCCTTTTGCCGTAATACAGGAAGTTGTTGTAAGTTGAGCATACATTATCCATTCAGATTTCTCGTGCTTGACGCATCCAGACCTGAAGAAATGCCAATATTGACACGTGCTCTCTAGCGCCACATAGTGGACACATGAAGCAACTTCAGGTAGCGGCCCTGCGGCTGCGGCACACCCTATCGTGCGCAGAGAGCAAGGGCCCACTCATCACTGCTTGCagttctaattattattattattattattattcttaaaaCAGATAATTGTCATTCTTGCACTTCAGGTTGGTGCATTTTCTTGTCAATACCGAAATTTGAGAGAAGTAAATGTCGACAGTTTGAATCCTAAAAGTTTGatttgtgacacacacacacacacacacacacacacacacacacacacacacacacacacacacacacacacacacacacacacacactagaccTGGCAGTATAACATGGATTGATGCCATAATCTGTGGATGCCACATTTCTCTGGGCTCTGTGACATTGCAGAACTTTCGGCTCCAGGAGTTTCACACCCTGCTTTCACTGTCTGCTCTGTGTTCCCACACTGCTACACTGGCATGTGTAGCAGTGTGGGATGGCAGGTTAAAGAGAACGTTTCATATGCTGCATTCTTTCATCCCCCTGTTTCAGAACACAGGACAAGCTCAGTATTTTACAGTGCTCCCTCTgatgttaaaaataattgaagTATAATTTTTGTATCTacaaaataacctttttaaagCTCAGTTGGAGTAAGGCCACAGACAGCTGGTGCTCTCGAAGGAAAAACTTACTTCGACCTATTTGAGAGGTGAAAACAAAGTGGACAGATATCTGGGGAACCAAGTGTTGTTTAGAAAGTGTGATGGCAGCATGTTCAGGTAAGTGGCACCCCAGCAAGACAACTTTATATGAGCTTCATCAATCATTACCTTTTTGGATCAAGTCGAGTCGAAGAAATGCAGCCAATTCAGTTATTTGATTATAATCAagtgttaatgttttaactGATGTAAAGCTTTCTTTTTATAACACTGCAATGTGTGCGGCATTGGTTTGTTGCTCTCGTTTCTTTTTGATGTTTTACTGGATTGTCTATGCACACAACAGGCTTTAAAATGGGATTGCTGCAGATACATTTCTGATTTTCAACATCCAATTGGGAAATCATTTAGtagaaaaaaaactgttttcaaaacttctacacattttctttatagtTATACTTAATAACTAATTTTAATAATGTATGGAGACCTTAACTCCCCGTAGTTAGAGAGGAAAGCTTACTGTACTGCACCGCATGTACATTGTAGCTGTATGAGTTGTATCCCAAAATTGTCAAGAGGCGCCTTTTGTATTTATGCATGTCtaagatatactgtattggAGTTGAaggtttattaataaataataataataataataataataataataataataataataataataataataataataataataataataataataataataataataataataattgaagcCAGGATAAATAACACAAGACTTAAAAAGCTATTTTGTGAGATTATTATTGTCTACCCGGTTTTATGTATCGTATctatgaaatacaaataaataaaagcttggCTTTCActgaaggaaatgttttttagtTTACAAAAATGAGTGGGTATTCTTCAaataaaaattaatatttttctaTTGCAGCATAAATACTATACAAATACAGTATCAATGCAGTGCACATTTGGCAGTGGCCCCTCTATGAATAGGAGAAAACTAAAAACTGCCCTGTAAAATCACTATAAAATACTTGCGCTAACTTATCAAACTTAGCAGCTACTTTATCTtagagaggaaacaaaatgtGTCAATGCTGCTTGGAACattggaaaaataataatgcaaagCATCAAATCCAAAAGTCACCACTTTTAAATCCAATCCATCTGTAACAGCCATGATTCCCGTCAAAATACCACATTGTGTTGTACTTCCTGTATTTTCCTGTATTTGCTCTTAGAGAAGAAAAACTGCTGTCCAAAGTCAACATCTACAGTAGGACTACTGCAACGGAGTACCTTATTTAGAggggttttattttctgtatatagttatatttattgttgtaacaCCTTATTAcataatgaaaatgataatgTATAACTACAACTGATTTGTCAATGTCAAGGCAATCCCAAtgttatctctctctattttcttcctccacctccaacCTGCAGGGGATTTGAAGCACTTGGGGTGGTTAATGCTGGTGATCCTATGGATGATAAAGGCTGTGGAGGGTTGTCCTGATGTCTGTAAATGCTCTCGGAAGTCCGGTCCACAAAAGTCAGAGGTCAACTGTCATAGGAGGGGGCTTCGTGCTTTTCCCTCCAACCTGTCCCCTGATGCCTGGATCCTCAAACTAGGTGAATACCTTGTGGTTAGTCATCCCTAAGCTTGTTGTGACATTCAAGACACTTAATGATTTATACAACATTTATTGCAAGTAAACATAAGCATTGTGGGCCATAACTGCATTGGTATCCAACTTTCTTACTGCTGTCTAAAGGTGAGAATGCTATCACAGACCTGAAGGCTAATGCTCTGAGATCAATTCCAAAGATTGAGAGTATCCACCTAGAACAAAATGCCATCAAATCCATCCACCCCAAGGCCCTGTCTGGTGCAAAGCAACTAATTCTCCTCAATCTCTACGGCAACCACATCACCAACCTTCCAGCGAGGGGATTCCAGGTAAAGAGTTTGGAGTGGAATCGATAACATGTAAAGCGATAACAATGCAATAATCTGACCACAACAATTTTTGTTTCCTTCCATGTCTCTAGGACCTCCTGAACCTTCGCTTTCTAATGCTGGGACAGAACCAGATTGGCATCCTCAAACCTGAGATGTTTGCAGGAATGAGGAACTTGTCAGACTTAGACCTTCCTCTCAACGCACTGACAATGTTACCATCTAATGCCTTTAAGCCTCTGATTGCCCTCAAAGTTCTGGACCTTTCCCTCAATCACATCCAAAGGATCTCTCCTAAGGCCTTCACTGGACTCAGACAGCTCATGTTCCTCAACTTAGACAAAAACAGGTTCAAGTCCAAGTTTATTAGAAATGACACCATAATAATGCACCTGTCACTGTTAGTCATTATTTGGTTAATTTCCACTTCAGTGTAAACTCTTCTAAGTGAGAACATAAAGGTCAACCTTTTCTGTGTTCTGTACattaaagagacaaaacaagatacAACTTAACAGCAGAAAGGAGTTTGTTATAGTTTGCACACTAAGTGAATACCAACATCACTTTTACATACAGTAGTTGTAAAGTGTATCAATGTTAATTAAGAAATTCTAACTCTCCCCAAATCCAGTTTGAAGAACATTCCTGATGGAGCATTCAGACCACTGCAATCTCTTGAGATGCTGGTTTTAGACAACAACCTTCTGTCCACACTGAGCACGTCATCTTTTGATGGCCTGGGGAAGTTGCAGGTAACAGTGTATTTAGtttacatacaaaaacaaaatctgatGAAAAAGTAAGATAGAATctgtttaatgtgaaaataaaccAGTTATGTAAACATTTAAGTCTTAAATGTTTACATAACCCATAGTATTCCTAGCTAAATCCTGTATAATAAGACCATTAAGGGACCTCTTATAGAAAGTAAACTGTTCTATATGTACTTGCATACAATTGTTAATAAGTTCACTAAGACTGAAttggacatacagtatgtttcttATTGTTCATTGGTCAACTAAatgcaacaaaatacaaatgtgctgAATATTGAACCAGGAACTCTACTTGAGGAACAATGAGCTGGAGCACATGCCACCTGATGTGTTCAGAAACATGGCCAAGCTTTCTCAGCTGGCTCTCAGTGGAAACCGCCTGAAGACAGTGGATGGAAACATGTTTGCCCATATGCCTGGTACGACTACCACCAGCCTTCCTTTTTTCTGCATTTTCACAGGAACAAAAGAAGTAGAAATGACTACATAATTTACTGACGATGATTCCATTTTAAggatatttgtttcttttctgtcagATCTGAAGAAGCTCTACCTCCATGATAACACGTGGCAATGTGATTGTGACATCATCTCCTTGGTGCAGTGGATGGGACAGACCAAGGTTACCCTTTCGCCTCGGAATGCATTGAGGTGCACGAGTCCTACAGAACTCCAAACCAAGAGCCTCTCTAGTCTACAAACTGACAAGCTGCTCTGCCGTGCCTAACACCAACAAAGCCTGTATGAAGACCACAGTGTGGGCCCATGGAGATTCAGATGATGAACTTTAActtaaaactctttttttttactctgtatACTGAGCTAGTATTTAAGTGAACCTGTTTCTTTTATGATTTCTTAAAGCTGAGCTAGTATTTGTAAAGGTAACTTTCTTTTATGCTTTTTCTCAAATTTCTCAATAGATTTCTCAGTGTATCTCCTCCACTTTAAGAGCAACATATTGatgtatataaacatgtataataCGTCACCTGTTAGAAACTTGTATACAATGTTGACCCATACATGAGCATGGAACCCTTAAACTGCAGTTAAAGCATTAAAAACCAGAGTTATTAGGTTGTCATTGAACAGAAAGAATGTACATTAGTGTTGTGTTATCCACCAGCTAAGAACAAGTCCCTTATCTCTAAATAAAAcctaaatatgaatattataatcTCATATTGCTTGTCATTTAAAGCCTGCGCAGGTTTGGAAAGTGACGGATTACATGCAATGAAATTATATCAATCTGATCCCAGGAAATGGTTTCTATAATCTTTTACAGTATATGTAAATTAAAGACCTTTTTTGGACAGTGAAGATGATACACTGGCAGCATGTGCAgagcaaaaactaaaaaagaagaTAGCTGCAGATAATGTACATCTATTGAAATTGTAATCTCTAAATtagattaaaatgaaataaggaaaataatACAGGCTGATGTTTCCATACAGCCTAGGAGTACTACACTACGTGGCCAAAATGATGTGGACTGAACATTACACACATATGTGGTTATTGATTGGCATTAATAGGTAACTTCTTTTTTTCCACCCAATGTTATAAAATGGCTGCAGGGATTATCTCtcattcagccacaagagcattAGCGAGGTCTAATACTGATGTTGCGTTTATCACCCAACATGGCCTGGTTCACAGTTGGTGTTCCAGTTAATTccaaaggtgttggatggggttgaggtcagggctcaGTGCAGCTTCTTCAACATCAAACTGGTTCAACTACTTCTTTAATACTGAAAAGGTATTTCTTTGTGCTCGGGGGCATTGTAATATTGAAACAGGAAAGGGCTTCCTCAAACGTttgttctcaaccttttttgggccagcgcccccctatccatcatccaggtcccttaccgccccccatcaaataaaatgtaggcaaattgtctcccctgaattttaatgttgattattattcttagtatttattatttatattacatattgattatattaattttgtatttaaattcttgtatttttcttataaggctgctatattatgttattataaaaactaaaatcctctgagattgaagttacataataacatttctatatGATCCAACTAATTTTAATATAACACGAAGACAACATGAGTAAACACAAAATGAAgcttttaaatgaacatttcatgtaTTGAAGGCAAAGAGTTATTCAAAACCTATATCACCCATGTGAAAAATTAATTGCCCCCCTAAACCTAATAACTGATTGTGCCACCCTTGGTAGCAACAACGGCAATCAAATGTTTGCAATAACTGCCAATGAGTCTTTTACATCGCTGTGGAGGAGTTTTGGCCCACTCTTCTTTGCAGAACTGTTTTAATTCAGCCACATTGGAGGGTTTTCAAGCATGAACAGCCTGTTTAAGGTCATGCCACAGCATCTCAATCGGATTTTGACGAGGCCACTCCAAAAccttcattttgtttcttttgagcCGTTCAGAGGTGGATTTGCTTGTGTGCTtcggatcattgtcctgctgcttAACCCAACTGTGCCTGAGCTTTAGGTCACAAACTGATGGCCAGACATTCTCCTTCAGGATTTTCTGTTAGAGAGCAGAATTCATGGTTCCATCAATAATGGCAAGTCGCCCATTTAGCAGCCCCAGACCATCCCACTACCACCACTGTGTTGGAGTGTTGGTATGATGCTCTTTTTGTGGAATGCTGTGCTAGTTTTACGACAGATTTAACGGGACCCATGTCTTTCAAAAAGTCCCACCTTTGACTCATCAGTCCACAGAATATTGTTCCAAAAGTCGTGGGGGTCatcaagatgtttttattttgcaaatgtgAGACGAgcctttgtgtttattttggtcAGCAGTGGTTTTTGCCTTGCAACTCACCCATGGATGTGGAATCATGAACACTGACCTTAACGGAGGCAAGTGAGGCCTGCAGTTCCTTAGATGTTAGTCTGGGTTCTTTTGTGACCTCGTGGATGAGTCCCTGATGCGCTCTTGGAGGAATTTTGGTAGGCCGGCCTCCTGGAAAGGTTCACCACTGTTTTCTCCATTTGTGAATAATGTCTCTCACCCTGGTTTGCTGGAGTCCCAGAGCCTTAGAAATGGCCTGGGTGTGTCTATTGAAATTTAACCCAATTATCAATAACATTTGGTCAATTGGTTGATTTAGTAACGAAAGGGGCAAGTACTTTTTCACATAGGACCAGGAAGGGTTGGATAGATTTTTTCCTTGAATAAATGAAATCATAATTTAATAACTGCATTGTGTGTTTACTCAGGTTATCTttgtataatattaaaatagGTTTGATGATCTGAAACATTTAAGTGTGACAAATATGCAAAAATAGAAGAAATCGGGAAGGGGGCAAACACTTTTTCACaccactgtatgtgtgtgtcaagcCACACAGGAaatgcattgcattctggtgtTTAGCAGGTATGTTTGGTGTATTAGCATACTAACCATTGGCAATTAGCgctaaacacatacagtagtatGACCAAATCTAGCGTGTGGTTGCGCCACTGGCTAGCTAATAACTGGTATATTTTAATCTTTGCCACAacacatatttactgtacaacataaaaggcagaaagacagaggaaCATGTACAAATTGaatcaattaaaatgtgaaaaataaagtttgtttcatcatgtgtttcctaccatgctGGCTGTCGCATGCTTAACCTTGCTGCTAATACACATCAACAAGAACATCCGTGTTTCAAGAACAGCACAGATACAGCAGAATGAGAAACCAGCTAATGTCACAGGGACGTGTTTCTTGTCAAAACAAGTTGGTGTTATCGGAAGTTATTAGCTTGCTGCAGTTTGCAAAGGACCTACCGGCATCCTTCTTTTAGAGCTTTTTAGGGGTATTCCTATTTGTATTCCACTAGACAGCAGGAATCTTCCATGGAACAACACACTTATCACTGCCACACAGCAGTTATAAGGTGTTTTACACAGCCCGCATAACACACACCAGTGACTTTCACCTACGCATACACAGCAGTTCACACTTTGACAGTAGCAGCATTACACCTGCTGGATGCTGACAAGGTCTGTAGAGGCTGAGGAGAAAACTAATAAGAAGCAATAAGTCAATCTAAGGGAAGCTGAAGATGTCCAGGATCCAATTTGTTGACATCATTTGAAGATATGTGGGCGCTAACAGCAGCTCAGGTGACACATACACTGAGGTAGAGGTTTACCATCGCCCGTGCATCTGGTTTATAAATATTGAGGTCAGAGAGCTGGGGCATAATGCCAGGTCTCAAAGCACAATTTAAAAGTTCCAGGCATAACTAAGTAACTGTGCTTAGCATGTGTGCTGTTACACTATGCTAGTGCCCAGTTACTGTAGGTTAACAGCCCATAGAGAGAGAGTGGCTAGTTAGCTTGCTGCTTGGTCAGTTTAGCTGGTGAGTCCATCGGTTGTGGGTGAGCCCGGCTGGAAAGAGTTGTGTGTGATCTCGAGTGTCTTTGCTGTGCTGCGTGCAGGTTGGCAGGAAACTGCTCATTTGCAAAAGTTCAATTAGACCGGCGTTAACTTGCTTGTTGGTCCgctgtttatatatgtatatatatacacacatatacagtatatatatatgtatgtgtatatttccAAAAATGCTCTGTAGTATGTGaccttctctctgtttttgttcaTAACTAGTTTATTTCGTGTTCTCTTAACAtctatattaatgctctgaaaaCTATTTCCCTTGGGGCTCATTTATAATGACCTGAACAGCAAAAACATGAATTAATGATCTTTAATGATTAAGGGGGCTTCCTGACGTGAAGCAACCTTGCTCAAACTGCAAGAGATACCATACCATAATACCATCACCATCAGATATTTTCCTCCCTCAGGTATCTGAAATCATATTTTGTGTGCTCATTTGAATGGCAAAAGTAGACAGATAACATTTTTTACTCACTCCTCAAGAGCACTTCAGGAGTTATCTTTCACTTTACCggcttttttaattaatcttaGGAATTGAACTGCTTGGCTTTTAGGGAAATCCACACTCAGCAGTTAGACAGTACAAGTGTTTTTTACAGTCGGAAAAACAACCAATGAATTGAGAGTTTACACAGTAGTAAAGgaatatttttctatttgttcatgaagagagttagatgagaagataaatTGAGCtggttagtttagcttagcataaagactggaaatagctagcctggctttgtaCAAATATACAAGCAGCACCTCTAAAACTTACAAATAACACATTGTAGTTTGTTCAATCTGTACATTtcgggccgtccacccgtttTCAGCaattttcagagaggttgtatcttgccctgtgttcccTACATGTTACGCAACGTCACATGTCGTTCGAAAGCTTAGcgtctcgtctatttagtgagaaaaactgttttgagatcaaaaacataacagcaagtacagtaggcatctcacacaagcaagcaaactcacaatcaaacccataactttgagccaactcacctatgaagtctcatcataatcctgtaatcagtgatgataataaaaaaatcacttcctgtgtcattgcagaggtccgatagatcgtttccagtaaaacatatattcatcttgaacatcgtcacattgataaaagcccatgaacagctgttacaatctttgaaatcagctgtacgatgtgtttattttcacgaTGATACTCGGTAAACACGGCACGTATCAAGCTACTAAcgctattttgatattttctagcgggatgccgaactctgacctttcgattgacacttcatttgagccaatcggagcttccatatattatctacagccatcaagagccaatgagtgtcaacttgataaggaattgccagccctcttcttttgtttacaaactGAGCTAGCAGTAGCCCAGTCTTCCGGTCACTCACGTATCGTGTAGcccaggggtggccaacccgcggctctcgagctgcatgcggctctttgcccagtttcatgcggctcttcagttcatatcgaattttatttgtgagtgtgtgtgtgtatgtgtgctgtcagtatgagagcatgacagtgtgtctaattttgatgtggcccaaga
It encodes:
- the LOC115003948 gene encoding leucine-rich repeat-containing protein 15-like; translated protein: MIKAVEGCPDVCKCSRKSGPQKSEVNCHRRGLRAFPSNLSPDAWILKLGENAITDLKANALRSIPKIESIHLEQNAIKSIHPKALSGAKQLILLNLYGNHITNLPARGFQDLLNLRFLMLGQNQIGILKPEMFAGMRNLSDLDLPLNALTMLPSNAFKPLIALKVLDLSLNHIQRISPKAFTGLRQLMFLNLDKNSVNSSK
- the LOC115003816 gene encoding leucine-rich repeat-containing protein 15-like, encoding MLVLDNNLLSTLSTSSFDGLGKLQELYLRNNELEHMPPDVFRNMAKLSQLALSGNRLKTVDGNMFAHMPDLKKLYLHDNTWQCDCDIISLVQWMGQTKVTLSPRNALRCTSPTELQTKSLSSLQTDKLLCRA